One Chlamydiota bacterium DNA segment encodes these proteins:
- a CDS encoding hypothetical protein (Transcription termination factor Rho) has translation MKKKPTHSDVEPLEEKIATQETQNGVSQETKGISKETQNSVSQKTPEQEVTRIADLQRMNIDQLVVFAKAMNLPNLATMTKSQIVFEVVKAKSESPNEVLVAEGVLEILPDGFGFLRSVNYNYLPSAEDIYVSPAQIRRFDLKKGDTIYGTIRPPKDKEKYFALLRIDQINFEPPNLAKERISFVNLTPLFPDERLCMETSDEKNYTARVLDLIAPIGKGQRSLIVAPPRTGKTMIMQNMANSIAVNNPEVKLMVLLIDERPEEVTDMERIIKGEVISSTFDEPPERHVQIAEMCIEKARRLVEYGHDVVILLDSLTRLARAYNTVQPHSGKILTGGVDANALHKPKRFFGAARNIEDGGSLTIVATALVDTGSRMDEVIFEEFKGTGNNELVLDRRLADRRIWPAFDCIKSGTRKEELLYHPDELEKIYRLRPAIADLSPLDAMNLLIGKLKKSKNNIEFLLSLKL, from the coding sequence ATGAAGAAAAAACCCACACATTCAGATGTAGAACCTTTAGAAGAAAAAATCGCTACGCAAGAGACGCAAAATGGCGTCTCTCAAGAGACAAAAGGCATCTCCAAAGAGACGCAAAATAGCGTCTCTCAAAAGACGCCGGAGCAAGAAGTGACGCGTATTGCAGATCTTCAAAGAATGAATATTGATCAGCTTGTCGTTTTTGCCAAAGCGATGAATTTACCCAATCTTGCGACAATGACCAAATCGCAAATTGTGTTTGAGGTTGTCAAAGCAAAATCAGAAAGTCCCAATGAAGTGCTCGTCGCAGAAGGTGTTTTGGAAATTTTGCCAGATGGTTTTGGCTTTTTACGCTCTGTCAATTACAACTACTTACCTTCTGCAGAAGATATCTATGTTTCTCCCGCACAAATCCGTCGTTTTGATTTGAAAAAGGGAGATACCATCTATGGCACCATTCGCCCTCCCAAAGATAAAGAAAAATATTTTGCTCTTTTACGCATCGATCAAATTAATTTCGAACCCCCAAATCTAGCAAAAGAACGTATCTCTTTTGTCAACCTCACTCCTCTCTTCCCAGATGAACGTCTATGTATGGAAACGTCTGATGAAAAAAATTACACTGCACGCGTGCTCGATTTGATCGCCCCTATTGGTAAGGGACAACGCTCTTTGATTGTTGCTCCTCCAAGAACAGGAAAGACAATGATCATGCAAAATATGGCCAATTCGATTGCTGTGAATAATCCAGAAGTCAAATTGATGGTGCTTTTAATTGATGAAAGACCAGAAGAAGTGACCGATATGGAACGCATTATCAAAGGTGAAGTGATTTCATCCACATTTGATGAGCCACCAGAACGTCACGTACAGATTGCAGAAATGTGCATTGAAAAAGCTCGTCGCCTTGTGGAGTATGGCCATGACGTGGTCATTCTACTCGATTCCTTAACGCGACTTGCAAGAGCGTACAATACCGTCCAACCCCACTCTGGAAAAATTTTAACAGGTGGTGTGGATGCCAATGCGCTACATAAACCTAAACGCTTTTTTGGAGCGGCAAGAAACATCGAAGATGGTGGATCTCTAACGATTGTTGCCACAGCTTTGGTCGATACAGGTTCACGCATGGACGAGGTGATTTTTGAGGAATTTAAGGGAACAGGAAATAATGAGCTTGTCCTAGATCGCCGCTTAGCTGATCGTCGCATCTGGCCTGCTTTCGATTGTATTAAATCAGGAACACGTAAAGAAGAGCTGCTCTATCACCCAGACGAACTAGAGAAAATTTATCGATTACGCCCAGCAATTGCAGATCTTTCTCCTTTGGATGCAATGAATTTATTGATTGGTAAATTAAAGAAAAGTAAAAATAACATTGAGTTTTTACTCTCGTTGAAATTATGA
- the coaE gene encoding Dephospho-CoA kinase, whose product MLKLRKVAITGSIASGKSTACSYFKKLGAYVVSSDKLAHELLKDTLIQTKIKKKLELEGRLSRKNLANVVFKDQKKLNSLTSILYPSIMNQLKIHFKQAKKEHSPLCIIETPLLFESKQENIFNTVICMKTKKSLSKTRCKYSDFEKRYRFQMPQAQKEKRAHFLLSNNGTKQSLKKQVQSLFDSLTQNQK is encoded by the coding sequence GTGTTAAAATTAAGGAAAGTTGCTATCACAGGTAGCATTGCGAGTGGGAAATCTACTGCTTGCTCTTACTTTAAAAAATTAGGGGCCTATGTCGTAAGCAGTGATAAACTTGCACATGAATTGTTAAAAGATACGTTAATACAAACAAAAATCAAAAAAAAACTTGAACTAGAAGGGCGTTTATCAAGAAAAAATTTGGCAAATGTTGTCTTTAAGGATCAAAAAAAATTAAACTCTCTTACATCTATACTTTACCCAAGCATCATGAATCAGCTCAAAATACATTTTAAACAAGCAAAAAAAGAGCACTCACCTCTTTGTATCATCGAAACGCCTCTTTTGTTTGAATCCAAGCAAGAAAATATTTTTAATACTGTCATTTGTATGAAAACAAAAAAATCACTTTCAAAAACACGCTGCAAATATAGCGATTTTGAAAAACGCTATCGATTCCAAATGCCACAAGCACAAAAAGAAAAAAGAGCACATTTTTTGCTGAGCAACAATGGCACAAAACAGTCTTTAAAAAAACAGGTCCAATCCCTTTTTGATTCTTTAACCCAAAACCAAAAGTAA
- the polA gene encoding DNA polymerase I, with protein MEKLFLIDALAYVFRAHHALPSMTNDKGMATNALYGFILQIQKILKDFKPEHIAIVFDGPKNKQGRLEIYEEYKAHREKADDDLIKQMALAQEYCELLGLKTLCVEGVEADDVIATLALFAEKQNAHAYICSHDKDLCQLASQNITLINTHKQNLMITPKKVKELFGVAPDQIRDYLALVGDASDNIPGLKGVGPKTAAKWLNEFKTLDNILANKDKVENGKKAALLDDYQEQLEINVQLTTLHHVEFKKSAQDFLIKEPDTEKLIEFYKNMKFSIFLKQLTQESSKKKSDDDPVDYQLIDTEDGCDALIQTLLLAEEICVDVETNHLDPMQASLVGIGFGIKPKQGWYIAFNGKLDPKTIVDKLRILFETKPFFGHNIKYDFLVLKRHGLVIQSICFDTMIASYLLFAHSHRHSLDHLSLEFFGKVKTSIKDLIGPPKLKQTLFDVEIERVKDYCLEDVDYTIRLKQTLQQQLKESKLEHLLFELEIPLLFVLAKMQDTGIFLDPYPLIALSDKLNHKIGQLQEHIFELAGEVFNLNSTQQLGKILFDKLGIEPLKKTKTAYSTASGVLENLQNTYPIAKHVLEYRIYTKLKNTYVDALPKYINPKTKRIHCTFNQTMAATGRLSCHNPNLQNIPIRTPEGLEIRKSFYPQKPGWVYLSADYSQIELRLVAHFSKDPTLVQAFKEGEDIHQFTASMIYNIPEESVTKQQRSFAKAVNFGIIYGQTAYGLSKQLNIDVIEAKTFIKAYFDRYPKVHDFLTQCIEKTKQTLKATTLIGRERKIPEIVSSNKMIQQAAERLAINTPLQGTAADLMKIAMLKIENAFEKEKIEGWMILQIHDEVIFELPESEVERAKPIVIQEMQQAMDLDVPLVVNVNIGKNWKEC; from the coding sequence ATGGAAAAGTTATTTCTGATTGATGCTTTAGCCTATGTGTTTCGCGCACACCACGCACTGCCTTCGATGACAAACGATAAAGGCATGGCAACCAATGCGCTTTATGGATTTATTCTACAAATTCAAAAAATTCTTAAAGATTTTAAGCCCGAACATATCGCGATTGTTTTTGATGGTCCTAAAAACAAACAAGGTCGCTTAGAAATTTATGAAGAATACAAAGCGCATCGCGAAAAAGCAGACGATGATTTAATTAAGCAAATGGCTTTAGCACAAGAGTATTGCGAGCTTTTGGGCCTTAAAACACTGTGTGTTGAAGGTGTTGAGGCTGATGATGTGATCGCCACGCTTGCTCTTTTTGCAGAAAAACAAAACGCCCATGCGTATATCTGCTCTCACGACAAAGATCTTTGCCAGCTTGCATCTCAAAACATCACGCTGATCAATACACACAAACAAAATCTGATGATCACACCTAAAAAAGTGAAAGAGCTTTTTGGCGTTGCACCCGATCAAATTCGTGATTACTTAGCGCTTGTTGGAGATGCGTCTGATAATATTCCAGGGCTCAAGGGCGTTGGTCCTAAAACAGCGGCAAAATGGCTGAATGAATTTAAAACGCTCGATAATATCTTAGCTAATAAAGACAAAGTCGAAAATGGAAAAAAGGCAGCGCTTTTAGATGACTATCAAGAGCAACTTGAAATCAATGTGCAGCTCACCACTTTGCACCACGTAGAATTTAAAAAATCCGCACAAGATTTTTTGATTAAAGAACCAGACACAGAAAAGCTTATTGAATTTTATAAAAACATGAAATTCAGCATATTTTTAAAACAGCTTACGCAAGAGTCGTCCAAAAAAAAAAGCGATGACGACCCTGTTGATTACCAACTCATTGATACAGAAGATGGGTGTGATGCTTTAATTCAGACCCTCTTATTAGCAGAAGAGATTTGCGTGGATGTGGAAACCAATCACCTAGATCCCATGCAAGCCTCTTTAGTCGGAATTGGATTTGGCATAAAGCCAAAACAAGGGTGGTATATCGCTTTTAATGGAAAACTCGATCCGAAAACTATTGTTGACAAACTTAGAATCTTGTTTGAAACAAAACCTTTTTTTGGACACAACATCAAATATGATTTTCTTGTGTTAAAACGCCATGGTCTTGTCATTCAATCGATCTGTTTTGATACGATGATTGCCTCTTACTTGCTCTTTGCCCATTCTCACAGGCATTCTTTAGACCATCTTTCGTTGGAATTTTTTGGCAAAGTAAAGACCTCCATTAAAGATTTGATCGGTCCGCCCAAACTCAAACAAACGCTCTTTGATGTCGAGATCGAAAGAGTCAAAGATTATTGTTTAGAAGATGTGGACTACACGATTCGTTTAAAACAAACGCTTCAACAACAACTTAAAGAAAGCAAACTCGAACATCTGCTTTTTGAATTAGAAATCCCTTTGCTTTTTGTATTGGCAAAGATGCAAGATACGGGCATTTTTCTAGATCCCTATCCTTTGATCGCACTTTCTGACAAACTCAATCACAAAATTGGGCAATTGCAAGAACACATTTTTGAACTTGCTGGTGAAGTTTTCAACCTCAATTCCACACAGCAACTTGGAAAAATCTTATTTGACAAGCTTGGCATTGAGCCTTTGAAAAAAACGAAAACCGCTTATTCTACAGCAAGTGGTGTGTTAGAAAATTTGCAAAATACCTATCCAATTGCAAAACATGTTTTAGAGTACCGTATCTACACAAAGCTTAAAAATACATATGTTGATGCGCTTCCAAAATACATCAATCCTAAAACAAAGCGTATTCATTGCACATTCAATCAGACGATGGCTGCTACAGGACGTCTATCTTGCCACAATCCAAACTTGCAAAATATTCCTATCAGAACGCCAGAAGGGTTGGAAATTCGAAAAAGTTTCTATCCTCAAAAACCAGGGTGGGTCTATCTATCGGCAGATTATTCTCAAATCGAACTGAGACTTGTTGCGCACTTTTCTAAAGATCCAACGCTTGTGCAAGCTTTCAAAGAAGGCGAAGATATCCACCAATTTACAGCGTCTATGATTTATAACATTCCAGAAGAAAGTGTCACCAAACAACAGCGTTCGTTTGCAAAAGCTGTCAATTTTGGGATCATTTACGGCCAAACAGCTTACGGCCTTTCCAAACAGCTCAACATCGATGTGATTGAAGCTAAAACATTTATCAAGGCCTATTTTGATCGCTATCCCAAAGTGCATGATTTTTTAACTCAATGTATAGAAAAAACAAAACAGACACTCAAAGCAACGACATTGATTGGAAGAGAGCGCAAAATTCCAGAAATTGTCTCTAGCAATAAGATGATCCAGCAAGCGGCCGAAAGACTGGCCATCAACACCCCTCTTCAAGGCACAGCTGCAGATTTGATGAAAATCGCGATGCTGAAAATCGAAAATGCATTTGAAAAAGAAAAGATCGAAGGATGGATGATTTTACAAATCCACGATGAGGTGATTTTTGAGCTTCCAGAAAGCGAGGTCGAAAGAGCAAAACCCATCGTAATTCAAGAAATGCAGCAGGCCATGGACCTAGATGTCCCCCTTGTTGTAAATGTAAACATTGGCAAAAATTGGAAAGAGTGTTAA
- the sppA_2 gene encoding putative signal peptide peptidase SppA, whose amino-acid sequence MVKEKLSIFKSVLRSFLKAIFVIFGLGIGLAIVMFLFDAMGSGKVPQYSMQTKEVYLPNADGELPTNFDTKTPVLLGFDITGTIGDINLTAQDILGLLTASQNGRFKGRVKALVLHINSPGGDAIDSDIIYRAIKAYKKKYKIPVYAFVEGLCASGGFYIACAADKIYASYTSVIGSVGVIKAPYFNVARLMERFGIESKTFFVGKGKDEMNPFRPWAPDEGQKQLKLMDFFYQTFLDVVVTNRPKLSRTQIIQDYGANIYAAPEAQALGYIDKAGMDYEGFLTELLTAADMDASQPYHVMLMQPKKSFFDFANIEAKFQSFLNLDFTIPKKLQGKVCYLHTLALQ is encoded by the coding sequence ATGGTAAAAGAAAAACTTTCTATTTTCAAATCTGTTTTACGTAGCTTTTTAAAAGCAATTTTTGTCATTTTTGGCTTAGGAATTGGCCTGGCTATTGTCATGTTTTTATTTGACGCCATGGGATCTGGGAAAGTACCTCAATACAGTATGCAGACAAAAGAGGTCTATTTGCCCAATGCAGATGGTGAATTACCTACAAATTTTGATACCAAAACACCTGTTTTGTTGGGATTTGATATTACTGGTACAATTGGAGATATCAATTTAACAGCGCAAGATATTTTGGGCCTATTGACCGCTTCGCAAAATGGAAGATTTAAGGGAAGAGTCAAAGCACTTGTTTTACATATCAATTCTCCTGGAGGAGATGCGATCGATTCAGATATCATCTACCGTGCGATTAAAGCATATAAAAAAAAGTATAAGATTCCTGTTTATGCCTTTGTTGAAGGGCTGTGTGCTTCTGGAGGATTTTATATTGCGTGTGCAGCGGACAAGATTTATGCCTCATACACAAGCGTGATTGGCTCTGTTGGTGTGATTAAAGCGCCCTATTTTAATGTGGCACGTCTCATGGAACGCTTTGGCATTGAATCCAAAACATTTTTTGTCGGAAAAGGAAAAGATGAGATGAATCCCTTTAGACCTTGGGCACCTGATGAAGGTCAAAAGCAGCTCAAATTGATGGATTTCTTCTATCAAACATTTTTGGATGTGGTCGTCACAAACAGGCCCAAGCTCTCAAGAACACAGATAATTCAAGACTATGGAGCTAATATTTATGCAGCACCAGAAGCTCAAGCGCTCGGCTATATTGACAAAGCCGGTATGGATTATGAAGGCTTTTTAACAGAGCTTTTGACTGCTGCTGACATGGATGCCTCTCAGCCTTATCACGTGATGTTAATGCAACCTAAAAAAAGTTTTTTTGATTTTGCAAATATCGAAGCTAAGTTCCAATCCTTTTTAAATTTAGATTTTACCATTCCCAAAAAGCTTCAAGGCAAGGTTTGCTATTTGCACACGCTTGCGTTACAATAA